One part of the Solanum dulcamara chromosome 8, daSolDulc1.2, whole genome shotgun sequence genome encodes these proteins:
- the LOC129900110 gene encoding uncharacterized protein LOC129900110 produces MERLIDIVHVQDTSASSLKEAIVNLLAKHSLSPSSVRGQCYDGASNMQGEINGLKILIRQESRSAHSIHCFAHQLQLTLVGVSKKCVEVGKLVVLVSNILNVLGSSFKRMDELRDSKKETIKEALDMGELTTGRGLNQQLGLSRACDTRWGSHYKSFNNFIIMFGSILDVLESLALDARNMDERAKAMGHLEACRTYEVAFMLHLMRDVLAITNELNK; encoded by the coding sequence ATGGAGCGACTTATTGACATTGTTCATGTTCAAGATACTAGTGCTTCATCTCTAAAGGAGGCAATTGTTAATTTACTTGCTAAACATTCTTTGAGTCCATCAAGTGTGCGTGGACAATGTTATGATGGAGCAAGCAATATGCAAGGTGAGATCAATGGccttaaaatattgattagGCAAGAAAGTAGATCGGCTCATTCCATCCATTGTTTTGCTCATCAACTTCAACTAACTCTTGTTGGGGTCTCTAAAAAGTGTGTTGAAGTGGGAAAACTTGTAGTATTGgtctcaaatattttaaatgtattgGGATCTTCTTTCAAACGTATGGATGAATTACGTGATTCTAAAAAAGAAACGATTAAAGAGGCATTAGATATGGGTGAACTTACAACCGGTAGGGGCTTGAATCAACAACTTGGTCTTTCAAGAGCTTGTGACACTCGTTGGGGATCTCATTATAAATCCTTTaacaattttattattatgtttggcTCTATTCTTGATGTTCTTGAATCACTTGCTCTTGATGCACGAAATATGGATGAAAGAGCTAAGGCAATGGGACATCTCGAAGCTTGCCGAACATATGAGGTTGCGTTCATGTTGCATTTGATGAGAGATGTCTTAGCAATTACAAATGAGCTTAATAAATGA
- the LOC129900111 gene encoding uncharacterized protein LOC129900111 — translation MLLVEVAKRRLQVLRDDEWDSLIAKVSTFCIKHDVLIPNFEEPYLSSLRSRRNLANYTILHHYRVEVFCNIIDWQLQELNGRFDEVTTDLLHGIACLNPINSFSSFDIKKVMRMAKLYPDDFDESNMSALENQLASNVVDVRDVDERFSDLNGLCDLSKILIQTKKHSTYPLVFRLVKLALLLPIATASVERAFSAMKYIKNDLRSKMSDDFFSGCLVPYLEKDVFDSISNDAIIKTFQDMKPRRVQL, via the coding sequence ATGCTACTTGTTGAAGTAGCAAAGAGAAGGTTGCAAGTTTTAAGGGATGATGAATGGGACTCTCTTATTGCTAAGGTATCTACATTTTGTATCAAACATGATGTTTTGATACCTAACTTTGAGGAGCCATATCTTAGCTCTTTAAGATCACGACGAAATCTTGCTAACTATACAATCTTACATCATTATCGTGTTGAAGTTTTTTGCAATATTATTGATTggcaacttcaagaacttaatgGTCGTTTTGATGAGGTGACTACCGATTTGCTCCATGGAATTGCTTGCTTAAATCcaattaactcattttcaagttttgaCATTAAAAAAGTAATGAGAATGGCAAAATTATATCCGGATGACTTTGATGAATCTAATATGAGTGCTCTTGAGAATCAACTTGCAAGTAATGTTGTAGATGTTCGTGATGTTGATGAAAGGTTCTCCGATCTAAATGGGCTTTGTGATCTTTCCAAAATATTAATTCAGACAAAGAAACATTCTACTTATCCTTTGGTATTCCGCTTAGTGAAACTTGCTCTACTTCTACCAATTGCCACTGCCTCCGTTGAAAGAGCTTTTTCGGCAATGAAGTATATCAAGAATGACTTGCGGAGCAAAATGAGTGATGATTTTTTTAGTGGTTGTTTGGTGCCTTATTTAGAAAAAGATGTATTTGATAGTATTTCTAATGATGCTATTATTAAGACATTTCAAGATATGAAACCTCGTAGAGTACAATTGTAG
- the LOC129901020 gene encoding glutamate receptor 2.8-like, protein MLPEFFQMPNPRCKFLFLFIQLVSIITFCHYTREIRSEDNNTSAVKVDVGIILDLETDVGKVMHISILLALADYHANTSRGAIRIVPHIRDSKKDDVEAASAAIYLLKDVQVQAIFGPQMSTQTDFVIDLGNRVKVPIISPATSPSLSVKENPFFIRGALPSSSQTKAIAAIVKNYNWREVVVIYEDSPYGTGILPHLTDALLEISTLVSYRSGISPSANDDQILRELYKLKTMQTRVFIVHLQSSLASRLFLKAKEAGMMSDGYAWIITDVLTSLLDLVDTSLIESSMQGVLGVKSYVPRSNELDMFTKSWRKRFRQEYPDMDQVELNVFGLWAYDSITTLAEAVEKVGTTAIPKLKKPDTRENITDLDALRTSEVGSLLIHSMQNIELKTGLSGDFHIVDRELQPSPYQIVNIIGKGEKTVGFWTEKDGISHKLKMNGKTAKTNNKQLGVIIWPGESTIVPRGWEIPTSGKMLRVGVPVKGGLEQFIKVERDPKTQAVTATGFSADVFKEVIRSLPYAVPYEFIPFTIAHSPTSQNYDDLVHKIISKEYDAVVGDVTILASRSEYVDFTLPFSESSISAVVPVRNGDKKNAWIFLKPLKTELWIATGALFVFIGFVVWVLEHRVNKEFRGPKRKQVGMIFWFSFSTLVFAHKEKVTSNLSRFVLIVWVFVVLVLTSSYTASLTSMLTVQQLQPAITELNDLIKNGEYVGYQKGSFVKDVLMRMKFDSSKFRSYSTLEEYNDALSRGSKNGGVGAIVDELPYLRLLLNKYCRKYIMVGPTYKAAGFGFAFTKGSPLVPDVSRAILKVMEGEYMNNIIQKWFGNETDCPQKDGMAITSDSLTLDSFKGLFLIAGVSAGSALLLFFLIFVYQNRGILATDDSVWQKLCAIAKVFDLERDNSNSMSEKPSEGNESNTPTLLAASEASTEIFPDLPSQSPEIRISDSLGASPAADGFSTTEPGTPVHQTITDTIEER, encoded by the exons ATGCTACCAGAGTTTTTTCAAATGCCTAATCCAAGATGCAAATTCCTATTTCTTTTCATTCAACTTGTCTCCATCATTACCTTTTGCCACTACACAAGGGAAATAAGAAGTGAAGATAATAACACTAGTGCTGTAAAGGTGGATGTGGGCATAATTCTTGATCTGGAAACAGATGTAGGAAAAGTAATGCACATATCTATCTTACTAGCTCTCGCAGATTATCATGCCAACACTAGTCGCGGTGCCATAAGGATAGTTCCTCATATCAGGGATTCCAAGAAGGATGATGTTGAAGCAGCATCCGCTG CCATATACTTGCTAAAGGATGTCCAAGTGCAAGCTATTTTTGGGCCACAAATGTCTACACAAACTGATTTTGTGATCGACTTAGGGAACAGAGTAAAAGTCCCTATCATTTCTCCAGCAACAAGTCCTTCACTTTCAGTAAAGGAAAACCCCTTCTTCATCAGAGGAGCACTTCCTTCTTCCAGCCAGACTAAAGCCATTGCAGCAATTGTTAAAAACTATAATTGGAGGGAGGTTGTAGTAATCTATGAGGATAGCCCCTATGGAACTGGGATACTTCCACATTTGACTGATGCCTTGCTGGAAATTAGCACTTTAGTCTCCTATAGAAGTGGCATTTCTCCTTCAGCCAATGATGATCAAATCCTCAGGGAGCTATACAAGTTGAAGACAATGCAGACCAGGGTGTTCATCGTGCACTTGCAATCATCTCTTGCCTCCCGCCTTTTCCTCAAGGCCAAAGAAGCCGGGATGATGAGCGATGGATATGCATGGATCATCACAGATGTGCTAACGAGTCTTCTGGACCTGGTAGATACTTCATTAATTGAGTCATCAATGCAAGGTGTTCTGGGTGTAAAATCTTATGTTCCAAGATCAAATGAGCTTGACATGTTCACCAAGAGTTGGAGAAAGAGATTTCGTCAAGAGTATCCAGACATGGACCAAGTAGAACTCAATGTTTTCGGGCTATGGGCATATGATAGCATCACCACATTAGCAGAAGCAGTAGAGAAAGTGGGCACTACTGCTATCCCAAAATTAAAGAAACCAGACACTAGAGAGAACATAACGGACTTAGATGCACTTAGGACCTCAGAAGTGGGATCTCTGCTTATTCACTCTATGCAAAACATAGAGCTAAAAACAGGACTAAGTGGTGATTTCCATATTGTTGATAGAGAACTGCAGCCATCCCCATATCAGATTGTGAATATAATTGGGAAAGGAGAAAAAACCGTTGGATTCTGGACAGAGAAGGATGGCATTTCGCATAAACTGAAGATGAATGGTAAAACAGCTAAAACTAATAATAAGCAACTAGGGGTCATCATTTGGCCAGGTGAATCTACTATTGTTCCGAGAGGCTGGGAAATACCCACAAGTGGGAAGATGTTAAGGGTTGGAGTTCCTGTCAAAGGAGGGTTGGAGCAATTCATTAAAGTGGAAAGAGATCCAAAGACACAAGCAGTAACTGCAACTGGTTTCAGCGCAGATGTCTTCAAAGAAGTCATCCGATCTTTGCCATATGCTGTCCCTTACGAATTTATTCCATTTACAATAGCACATAGCCCCACTTCTCAAAACTATGATGATCTTGTTCACAAGATCATTTCTAAG GAATATGATGCAGTTGTAGGTGATGTTACCATTTTAGCAAGCCGATCTGAGTATGTAGATTTCACATTACCTTTTTCAGAGTCAAGTATTTCTGCAGTTGTGCCTGTAAGGAATGGTGATAAGAAGAACGCTTGGATTTTCTTGAAACCTTTAAAGACCGAGCTGTGGATAGCAACTGGAGCATTATTCGTCTTCATTGGTTTTGTTGTTTGGGTACTCGAACATCGTGTAAACAAAGAGTTTCGAGGACCCAAACGCAAGCAAGTAgggatgatattctggttttcCTTCTCAACTCTCGTTTTTGCTCATA AAGAGAAGGTAACAAGTAACTTATCAAGATTTGTGCTGATTGTGTGGGTTTTCGTGGTTCTGGTGCTGACATCAAGTTATACAGCCAGCTTAACATCTATGTTAACAGTGCAACAGCTTCAACCTGCTATAACAGAACTCAATGATCTAATCAAGAATGGAGAATATGTAGGGTACCAAAAAGGTTCTTTTGTCAAAGATGTCTTGATGCGCATGAAATTTGACAGCTCCAAATTTAGGAGTTATAGCACATTGGAAGAGTATAACGATGCACTCTCAAGAGGTAGTAAAAATGGAGGTGTTGGTGCAATTGTTGATGAACTACCTTATCTCAGACTCTTGCTCAACAAGTACTGCAGGAAGTATATTATGGTCGGTCCGACATACAAGGCTGCCGGCTTTGGATTC GCATTTACAAAAGGATCTCCTTTGGTACCTGACGTCTCAAGAGCAATTTTGAAGGTGATGGAGGGAGAGTATATGAATAACATAATACAGAAATGGTTTGGGAATGAAACAGATTGTCCACAGAAAGATGGAATGGCTATAACATCTGATAGCCTCACGCTAGATAGTTTTAAGGGCCTTTTCCTCATAGCTGGTGTATCAGCAGGCTCCGCTCTTCTCCTATTCTTCCTTATCTTCGTTTATCAGAATAGAGGAATCTTAGCCACGGATGATTCAGTTTGGCAAAAGCTTTGTGCAATAGCAAAAGTCTTTGATTTAGAGAGAGACAACTCTAATTCTATGTCAGAAAAGCCATCTGAAGGCAATGAAAGCAATACGCCTACACTGCTCGCAGCAAGTGAAGCTTCTACTGAAATATTTCCCGACCTTCCTTCGCAAAGCCCAGAAATCAGAATTTCCGACAGCCTAGGAGCATCCCCTGCTGCTGATGGGTTCTCTACAACAGAACCTGGAACTCCAGTTCATCAAACAATTACAGACACAATTGAAGAAAGATGA